A genomic stretch from Acinonyx jubatus isolate Ajub_Pintada_27869175 chromosome E2, VMU_Ajub_asm_v1.0, whole genome shotgun sequence includes:
- the LOC128313172 gene encoding translation initiation factor IF-2-like yields MGDAAIAGQSAEGQGRWLRAPGGGTAAARSPGRRAKGFHQAADFPEEGPGSPGPASLPPTPQRERLPESVPRPPPSRCPPRPSARGPEDTEDTSRWRPEEAGGTGRAARDPELGAGAAAGRTPSADPCGASWARGRTKDAAGEGHAAARHREAAGRACAAQGLRSAPSSGAGGQAARADKATFGRRPEEVRAGAGRCPREAPSGGAGLAVAHVGSRTPPGPASRAVCVPAGSVGGGEIRAVVCVLIGFCAQNRRGGIGGRQVFTAISQTRKGRLRGGARELEPGFVLLRGSLAEPRDRSRPRGRGVPLPRPRPHLGPHARAGPVRPVGQLGSRRSWEWGRLPHLPEGRSRAPGPAGVAPCPRPTPRQRGESPHDLRLPRLPPGGAPGPLLKGARRGLPRRAPEAAATGPGPERAKAPRGL; encoded by the coding sequence ATGGGTGACGCGGCCATCGCGGGCCAAAGTGCAGAAGGACAGGGCAGGTGGCTCAGGGCCCCCGGGGGAGGGACCGCCGCAGCCCGGAGCCCAGGTCGCCGCGCTAAAGGGTTCCACCAAGCAGCAGACTTCCCCGAGGAGGGACCCGGGAGCCCCGGGCCCGCGTCCCTGCCGCCCACGCCGCAGCGCGAGCGGCTCCCGGAGAgcgtcccccgccccccgccttccCGCTGTCCCCCGCGCCCGAGCGCCCGCGGCCCCGAGGACACCGAGGACACCTCTCGGTGGCGGCCGGAGGAGGCGGGAGGGACGGGGCGGGCCGCGCGGGACCCGGAGCTCGGCGCTGGCGCGGCGGCAGGACGCACGCCAAGTGCAGACCCTTGCGGAGCGTCGTGGGCCCGGGGACGCACAAAAGACGCTGCCGGAGAAGGGCACGCTGCTGCACGACACCGGGAGGCCGCGGGGCGAGCATGCGCGGCGCAGGGTTTGCGATCGGCGCCTAGTTCGGGGGCGGGGGGCCAGGCAGCCCGCGCTGACAAGGCGACCTTTGGGCGAAGACCCGAAGAGGTGAGGGCTGGGGCGGGCCGGTGCCCGAGGGAGGCTCCTTCGGGAGGCGCGGGCCTAGCGGTCGCTCACGTGGGATCACGGACCCCACCGGGGCCAGCCTCCCGCGCTGTTTGTGTCCCCGCGGGGTCAGTTGGTGGGGGAGAGATTCGGGCCGTCGTGTGCGTCCTTATTGGATTCTGCGCACAGAACAGGCGTGGGGGAATTGGAGGAAGGCAGGTTTTCACTGCCATTTCCCAGACGAGGAAAGGGAGGCTCCGGGGCGGGGCAAGGGAGCTCGAACCCGGATTCGTCCTCCTCCGGGGCTCCCTCGCGGAACCGCGGGACCGTTCCAGACCACGTGGCCGCGGTGTCCCTTTACCCCGTCCCCGACCCCACCTCGGCCCGCACGCTCGGGCCGGACCCGTCCGCCCCGTCGGCCAGCTCGGGTCCCGGCGCTCCTGGGAATGGGGTCGGCTCCCACATCTTCCGGAGGGGAGGTCGAGGGCTCCCGGGCCGGCCGGCGTCGCCCCCTGCCCACGTCCCACCCCTCGCCAGAGGGGAGAGAGCCCGCACGACCTGCGGCTCCCGCGCCTCCCGCCAGGGGGCGCCCCAGGACCGCTGCTTAAAGGCGCGCGGCGCGGGCTTCCCCGGAGGGCGCCGGAGGCTGCAGCCACTGGCCCAGGACCTGAAAGGGCCAAAGCTCCACGTGGCCTTTGA